The Ranitomeya imitator isolate aRanImi1 chromosome 3, aRanImi1.pri, whole genome shotgun sequence genome has a window encoding:
- the CSRNP2 gene encoding cysteine/serine-rich nuclear protein 2 isoform X2, whose protein sequence is MDAVTSRSLKRKFEEVDAGSPISTAKDSDDEISNSDSADSCDSINAPTTTELIPTSILKRQKLLRQKNVRFDQVTVYYFSRRQGFTSVPSQGGSSLGMAQHHNSVQKYTLCEFAQEQEVTHREILREHLKEEKLHTRKMKLTKNGTVESEEAEGLTLEDVSDEDIDVDNVEVDDYFFLQPLPTKRRRTLLRAAGVHRIDAEEKQELRAIRLSREECGCDCRLFCDPEACPCSQAGIKCQVDRMSFPCGCSRDGCSNIAGRIEFNPIRVRTHYLHTIMKLELENKRQQPRPPPLEEELPHASLAVHPHQETQDFHEFIAENYHLENEAAVRHLQSAEERQRLLDEGDEASSLSLDSSVESLDVCLLESPISLPPSACHSSINPVLLSSSSSVLCYTDEDSGRPATPPDYSDGSVVSIYDHNSTGLDTGSEVTDSVHSEATEPGDSVKITNEVCTILTPCSKEVDPPSESGGNSSDLASQTNNPLVTCYSEGGKLREDPESQTSWSGQPFSAENTLTA, encoded by the exons ATGGATGCTGTGACGAGCAGAAGCCTGAAAAGAAAATTTGAAGAAGTAGATGCTGGCTCGCCAATTTCTACAGCAAAAGATTCTGATGATGAGATCTCAAACAGCGACAGTGCCGATAGCTGTGACAGCATTAATGCTCCTACCACCACTGAACTTATCC CAACATCCATCCTGAAGCGACAGAAACTTCTGAGACAAAAGAATGTCCGTTTTGACCAGGTCACTGTCTATTACTTCTCACGTCGCCAAGGATTCACCAGTGTGCCAAGCCAGGGCGGTAGCTCCTTGGGAATGGCTCAGCATCACAATTCTGTACAAAAGTACACACTGTGTGAGTTTGCCCAGGAACAAGAGGTGACACATCGGGAAATCCTGCGTGAGCACCTAAAGGAAGAGAAACTTCACACAAGGAAGATGAAG TTAACGAAAAATGGTACCGTAGAATCAGAAGAAGCTGAAGGCCTCACCTTGGAGGATGTGTCAGATGAAGATATAGATGTAGACAATGTTGAAGTAGATGATTACTTCTTCCTTcagccattgccaacaaagagGCGCAGAACTTTGCTCCGAGCAGCTGGTGTACATCGTATAGATGCCGAAGAGAAGCAAGAACTCCGAGCCATCCGACTCTCTAGAGAGGAATGTGGGTGTGATTGTCGACTCTTCTGCGATCCCGAGGCTTGTCCATGCAGTCAAGCTGGGATCAAATGTCAG GTGGATCGTATGTCCTTTCCATGTGGTTGTTCTCGGGACGGCTGCAGTAATATAGCTGGCAGGATAGAATTTAACCCTATACGTGTACGGACCCATTATCTACACACTATCATGAAACTTGAGCTGGAAAATAAGCGCCAGCAGCCACGACCTCCACCCCTTGAAGAGGAGCTTCCTCATGCCTCTCTTGCTGTCCATCCTCACcaggagacgcaggatttccatgaATTCATTGCTGAGAACTATCACTTGGAGAACGAAGCTGCTGTCAGGCACCTGCAAAGTGCGGAGGAACGCCAGAGGCTCCTGGATGAGGGTGATGAGGCGTCTAGTCTCAGTCTTGACTCCAGCGTGGAGTCTCTAGATGTATGTCTTCTGGAGTCTCCTATCTCACTGCCACCATCCGCCTGCCATTCCTCCATAAATCCTGTTTTGTTGTCTTCTAGTTCTTCGGTCCTCTGCTATACCGATGAGGACTCTGGCAGACCAGCCACACCACCGGATTACTCTGATGGAAGTGTGGTGTCCATTTATGATCACAATTCAACAGGATTAGACACAGGGTCAGAAGTGACAGATTCTGTTCACTCTGAGGCCACCGAACCAGGTGACTCTGTAAAGATTACCAATGAGGTTTGCACTATATTGACCCCATGCTCTAAAGAGGTGGACCCACCCTCTGAGTCCGGGGGCAATTCCTCTGACTTGGCATCTCAGACTAACAATCCATTAGTCACCTGCTACAGTGAAGGGGGGAAGCTGCGAGAAGATCCTGAAAGCCAAACCTCCTGGTCAGGCCAGCCGTTTTCTGCAGAAAATACCCTGACCGCCTGA
- the CSRNP2 gene encoding cysteine/serine-rich nuclear protein 2 isoform X1, which produces MQTLKQMDAVTSRSLKRKFEEVDAGSPISTAKDSDDEISNSDSADSCDSINAPTTTELIPTSILKRQKLLRQKNVRFDQVTVYYFSRRQGFTSVPSQGGSSLGMAQHHNSVQKYTLCEFAQEQEVTHREILREHLKEEKLHTRKMKLTKNGTVESEEAEGLTLEDVSDEDIDVDNVEVDDYFFLQPLPTKRRRTLLRAAGVHRIDAEEKQELRAIRLSREECGCDCRLFCDPEACPCSQAGIKCQVDRMSFPCGCSRDGCSNIAGRIEFNPIRVRTHYLHTIMKLELENKRQQPRPPPLEEELPHASLAVHPHQETQDFHEFIAENYHLENEAAVRHLQSAEERQRLLDEGDEASSLSLDSSVESLDVCLLESPISLPPSACHSSINPVLLSSSSSVLCYTDEDSGRPATPPDYSDGSVVSIYDHNSTGLDTGSEVTDSVHSEATEPGDSVKITNEVCTILTPCSKEVDPPSESGGNSSDLASQTNNPLVTCYSEGGKLREDPESQTSWSGQPFSAENTLTA; this is translated from the exons GCAAACCCTGAAACAAATGGATGCTGTGACGAGCAGAAGCCTGAAAAGAAAATTTGAAGAAGTAGATGCTGGCTCGCCAATTTCTACAGCAAAAGATTCTGATGATGAGATCTCAAACAGCGACAGTGCCGATAGCTGTGACAGCATTAATGCTCCTACCACCACTGAACTTATCC CAACATCCATCCTGAAGCGACAGAAACTTCTGAGACAAAAGAATGTCCGTTTTGACCAGGTCACTGTCTATTACTTCTCACGTCGCCAAGGATTCACCAGTGTGCCAAGCCAGGGCGGTAGCTCCTTGGGAATGGCTCAGCATCACAATTCTGTACAAAAGTACACACTGTGTGAGTTTGCCCAGGAACAAGAGGTGACACATCGGGAAATCCTGCGTGAGCACCTAAAGGAAGAGAAACTTCACACAAGGAAGATGAAG TTAACGAAAAATGGTACCGTAGAATCAGAAGAAGCTGAAGGCCTCACCTTGGAGGATGTGTCAGATGAAGATATAGATGTAGACAATGTTGAAGTAGATGATTACTTCTTCCTTcagccattgccaacaaagagGCGCAGAACTTTGCTCCGAGCAGCTGGTGTACATCGTATAGATGCCGAAGAGAAGCAAGAACTCCGAGCCATCCGACTCTCTAGAGAGGAATGTGGGTGTGATTGTCGACTCTTCTGCGATCCCGAGGCTTGTCCATGCAGTCAAGCTGGGATCAAATGTCAG GTGGATCGTATGTCCTTTCCATGTGGTTGTTCTCGGGACGGCTGCAGTAATATAGCTGGCAGGATAGAATTTAACCCTATACGTGTACGGACCCATTATCTACACACTATCATGAAACTTGAGCTGGAAAATAAGCGCCAGCAGCCACGACCTCCACCCCTTGAAGAGGAGCTTCCTCATGCCTCTCTTGCTGTCCATCCTCACcaggagacgcaggatttccatgaATTCATTGCTGAGAACTATCACTTGGAGAACGAAGCTGCTGTCAGGCACCTGCAAAGTGCGGAGGAACGCCAGAGGCTCCTGGATGAGGGTGATGAGGCGTCTAGTCTCAGTCTTGACTCCAGCGTGGAGTCTCTAGATGTATGTCTTCTGGAGTCTCCTATCTCACTGCCACCATCCGCCTGCCATTCCTCCATAAATCCTGTTTTGTTGTCTTCTAGTTCTTCGGTCCTCTGCTATACCGATGAGGACTCTGGCAGACCAGCCACACCACCGGATTACTCTGATGGAAGTGTGGTGTCCATTTATGATCACAATTCAACAGGATTAGACACAGGGTCAGAAGTGACAGATTCTGTTCACTCTGAGGCCACCGAACCAGGTGACTCTGTAAAGATTACCAATGAGGTTTGCACTATATTGACCCCATGCTCTAAAGAGGTGGACCCACCCTCTGAGTCCGGGGGCAATTCCTCTGACTTGGCATCTCAGACTAACAATCCATTAGTCACCTGCTACAGTGAAGGGGGGAAGCTGCGAGAAGATCCTGAAAGCCAAACCTCCTGGTCAGGCCAGCCGTTTTCTGCAGAAAATACCCTGACCGCCTGA